A stretch of the Clavibacter sp. B3I6 genome encodes the following:
- a CDS encoding YajQ family cyclic di-GMP-binding protein, whose product MADSSFDVVSKVDRMEADNAVHQTQKEVEQRYDFKNVGASIEWSGDTILMKASSEERVKAILDVLQSKMIKRGIGLKSLDEGEPFASGKEYRIEVTLKQGIDQANAKKLGKIIRDEGPKSIKSRVEGDELRVSSKSRDDLQQTIALLKGADVDLDLQFVNFR is encoded by the coding sequence ATGGCAGATTCCTCGTTCGACGTCGTCAGCAAGGTCGACCGCATGGAGGCGGACAACGCCGTCCACCAGACCCAGAAGGAGGTGGAGCAGCGCTACGACTTCAAGAACGTGGGCGCCTCCATCGAGTGGAGCGGCGACACCATCCTCATGAAGGCCTCGAGCGAGGAGCGCGTGAAGGCGATCCTCGACGTGCTGCAGTCGAAGATGATCAAGCGCGGCATCGGCCTCAAGAGCCTCGACGAGGGCGAGCCGTTCGCCTCCGGCAAGGAGTACCGCATCGAGGTCACCCTCAAGCAGGGCATCGACCAGGCGAACGCGAAGAAGCTCGGCAAGATCATCCGCGACGAGGGCCCCAAGAGCATCAAGAGCCGCGTCGAGGGCGACGAGCTCCGCGTCTCGAGCAAGAGCCGGGACGACCTGCAGCAGACCATCGCGCTGCTCAAGGGCGCGGACGTCGACCTCGACCTGCAGTTCGTCAACTTCCGCTGA
- a CDS encoding M23 family metallopeptidase encodes MLTPDETAGAVYPTRRERREAERRATEAASGGSAPEERASAPSTPAAADVDQPADVDQAAEAPAEAAPAAPAAPARVVTVAVEAPAVPTTHLPAAAETAVVPDAVPLSTRARRLRTATAAAAPEARRSSFVHAKRASVPAAAPHVRVRGRRVPVSARPSLGTPKPEAAAGRRRATASRGLTLLTMAFVATVTIATSLPSSAFLTGQDIAQANVVTDAPATSIPSQSIALSAAPDARMVGGTDDAFTATTPQQIMLAQTSKGAGAFTNDINGTIQWPFAAGVPISGVFGKRIAPCSNGCSSNHQGVDFAPGMGAPIQSIADGVVRESVNSDTGLGVHLVIDHVIDGQLVTSVYGHMLPGSMRVKAGDPVKVGQQIGQVGNTGASTGPHLHLEIRLADGTAVDPFAWLHEHAN; translated from the coding sequence GTGCTGACCCCCGACGAGACCGCAGGGGCCGTGTACCCGACGCGACGCGAGCGACGCGAGGCCGAGCGCCGCGCGACTGAGGCGGCGTCGGGCGGATCCGCGCCCGAGGAGCGCGCGTCCGCGCCGTCGACGCCCGCTGCGGCGGACGTCGACCAGCCGGCGGACGTCGACCAGGCCGCGGAGGCGCCCGCCGAGGCAGCCCCTGCCGCACCGGCCGCACCCGCGCGCGTCGTGACGGTCGCCGTCGAGGCCCCCGCCGTCCCCACCACGCACCTCCCGGCCGCCGCCGAGACCGCCGTCGTCCCCGACGCCGTCCCGCTCTCGACGCGCGCCCGCCGCCTCCGCACCGCGACGGCCGCCGCCGCCCCCGAGGCGCGCCGCTCCTCCTTCGTGCACGCGAAGCGCGCCAGCGTCCCCGCGGCCGCCCCGCACGTCCGGGTCCGCGGGCGCCGCGTCCCCGTCTCCGCCCGGCCGTCCCTCGGGACCCCGAAGCCCGAGGCGGCCGCCGGCCGTCGCCGCGCGACCGCGTCCCGCGGCCTCACGCTGCTGACGATGGCCTTCGTCGCCACGGTCACCATCGCCACCTCGCTGCCGTCGTCCGCGTTCCTCACGGGCCAGGACATCGCGCAGGCGAACGTCGTCACGGACGCGCCGGCCACCTCGATCCCCAGCCAGAGCATCGCGCTCTCCGCGGCGCCCGACGCCCGCATGGTCGGCGGCACCGACGACGCGTTCACGGCCACGACGCCGCAGCAGATCATGCTCGCCCAGACGTCGAAGGGCGCAGGCGCGTTCACGAACGACATCAACGGCACGATCCAGTGGCCCTTCGCCGCCGGCGTGCCCATCAGCGGCGTCTTCGGCAAGCGCATCGCGCCCTGCTCCAACGGCTGCTCGAGCAACCACCAGGGCGTCGACTTCGCCCCCGGCATGGGCGCGCCCATCCAGTCGATCGCCGACGGCGTCGTGCGCGAGTCCGTGAACAGCGACACCGGGCTCGGCGTGCACCTCGTCATCGACCACGTGATCGACGGGCAGCTCGTCACGAGCGTCTACGGTCACATGCTGCCGGGCTCCATGCGCGTGAAGGCGGGCGATCCCGTCAAGGTCGGCCAGCAGATCGGCCAGGTCGGCAACACGGGCGCGTCCACCGGCCCGCACCTCCACCTCGAGATCCGCCTCGCGGACGGCACCGCGGTGGATCCCTTCGCCTGGCTCCACGAGCACGCGAACTGA
- a CDS encoding YoaK family protein gives MSRPWPEGSYIAALLVMTTATGAIDGVSYLALDRVFTGNMTGNVLFIGFGLVGVADIPVLNNLVALLAFMLGAVVASRITRRAPTDVHLPRSSVWILVAGTALTLALAVIWLAVGALETGVMIAITGVLALLLGAQAAAVKSIGLRDLSTVVVTMTMVNLSSDSRVAGGSGAAWARRVGAIVCMGLGALVAALITTHVGGAWALLAAGGLMVLGVALLWNARRVERRRLREGAAAVEAVDERSGVAPA, from the coding sequence GTGTCCCGTCCCTGGCCCGAGGGCTCCTACATCGCCGCCCTGCTCGTGATGACCACCGCGACCGGAGCCATCGACGGCGTCAGCTACCTCGCCCTCGACCGCGTCTTCACCGGCAACATGACCGGCAACGTGCTCTTCATCGGCTTCGGCCTCGTGGGCGTCGCCGACATCCCCGTGCTCAACAACCTCGTGGCGCTCCTCGCCTTCATGCTGGGCGCGGTCGTCGCGTCCCGCATCACGCGCCGTGCGCCCACCGACGTGCACCTCCCGCGCTCCTCCGTCTGGATCCTCGTCGCGGGCACCGCGCTCACTCTCGCGCTCGCCGTCATCTGGCTCGCGGTGGGCGCGCTCGAGACCGGTGTGATGATCGCCATCACGGGCGTCCTCGCGCTGCTGCTCGGCGCGCAGGCGGCCGCCGTGAAGAGCATCGGCCTGCGCGACCTCTCCACCGTGGTCGTCACCATGACGATGGTGAACCTCTCCTCGGACAGCCGGGTCGCCGGCGGCTCGGGCGCGGCCTGGGCGCGGCGCGTCGGCGCGATCGTCTGCATGGGGCTCGGCGCCCTGGTGGCGGCGCTCATCACCACGCACGTCGGGGGCGCCTGGGCGCTCCTCGCGGCGGGCGGGCTGATGGTGCTCGGCGTGGCGCTGCTGTGGAACGCGCGGCGCGTGGAGCGCCGGCGCCTCCGCGAGGGCGCCGCGGCGGTCGAGGCGGTCGACGAGCGCTCGGGCGTCGCGCCGGCCTGA
- a CDS encoding aldo/keto reductase, translated as MFPAAPGPRTRALGTSGVVVSTLGLGTSGFGWTADRDESWAILDAYREGGGTFVDTASSYSQWVPGHAGGESEAIIGGWLAARGCRDDVVVGTKVGKSRDAPGTSADSIRRGVDASLRRLGIAHVDIVHAHLDDTRTPLEETVAALSDLVTQGKARLVGVSGFTPERIEQALALAHGAGDVPVGVVQEEYSLLARERTEGRLQAVVRQEGVGLVAHSVLAKGFLTGKYLPGAPAVPSARALDAEQYMTPGGHATVRAAEEVARMRGVTVAEVAIAWVLGRPGIASALVGARTARQIRQLMPAAQLVLDDDEVSRLASAAARATRDESA; from the coding sequence ATGTTCCCCGCCGCCCCCGGCCCCCGCACGCGCGCCCTCGGCACCTCCGGCGTCGTCGTGTCCACCCTCGGCCTCGGCACGAGCGGCTTCGGCTGGACCGCCGACCGCGACGAGTCCTGGGCGATCCTCGACGCCTACCGCGAGGGCGGCGGCACCTTCGTGGACACGGCGTCGTCCTACTCGCAGTGGGTGCCCGGCCACGCCGGCGGCGAGTCCGAGGCGATCATCGGCGGCTGGCTGGCCGCGCGCGGCTGCCGGGACGACGTGGTGGTCGGCACCAAGGTCGGCAAGAGCCGGGACGCCCCGGGCACCTCGGCCGACTCCATCCGCCGCGGCGTCGACGCGTCGCTCCGCCGTCTCGGCATCGCGCACGTCGACATCGTGCACGCGCACCTCGACGACACCCGCACGCCGCTCGAGGAGACCGTCGCGGCGCTCTCCGACCTGGTGACGCAGGGCAAGGCCCGGCTCGTCGGCGTCTCCGGCTTCACCCCCGAGCGGATCGAGCAGGCGCTCGCGCTGGCGCACGGGGCCGGCGACGTGCCCGTGGGGGTGGTGCAGGAGGAGTACAGCCTGCTGGCGCGCGAGCGGACCGAGGGACGGCTGCAGGCGGTCGTGCGGCAGGAGGGCGTCGGCCTCGTCGCGCACAGCGTGCTCGCCAAGGGCTTCCTCACCGGCAAGTACCTGCCGGGCGCGCCCGCCGTGCCGTCGGCCCGGGCGCTCGACGCGGAGCAGTACATGACGCCCGGCGGGCACGCCACGGTGCGGGCCGCCGAGGAGGTCGCGCGGATGCGCGGCGTCACGGTCGCCGAGGTCGCGATCGCGTGGGTGCTCGGGCGGCCGGGGATCGCGAGCGCGCTGGTCGGCGCGCGCACGGCCCGGCAGATCCGGCAGCTGATGCCCGCCGCGCAGCTCGTGCTCGACGACGACGAGGTCTCCCGGCTCGCCTCCGCCGCGGCCCGCGCGACGCGCGACGAGAGCGCCTGA
- a CDS encoding glycoside hydrolase family 13 protein produces the protein MTPASPTAPAPAARDDILTRPDGDDAHGTGSEWWRTAVIYQIYPRSFADSDGDGIGDLPGITERLPALRELGVDAVWLSPFFLSPQNDAGYDVADYCEVDPLFGTLDDFDRLQRRAHELDLRVIVDIVPNHTSSAHRWFQEAIAAPAGSEERARYMFRDGKGADGELPPNNWESIFGGSAWSRLTEPDGTPGQWYLHLFDSSQPDLDWTNPWVRERFREILRFWLDRGVDGFRVDVAHGMVKAPGLPDYTPPEGQGSMGGAGGVDDEPAPPPPYFAQEGVHEIYREWREIFDSYDGDRAMVAEAWVEPLAKLADWVRPDEMHQAFNFSYLETPWDAQALRRTIDASLATFTSVGAPSTWVLSNHDVVRHASRLALSGENPQGVGIGPRSTVTVDEVLGLRRARAASALMLALPGSAYVYQGEELGLPEDVRLPDEARQDPTFHRTAGERYGRDGCRVPIPWEAGTPSYGFSTGDASWLPQPDDWDRFARDTEAADPASTLSLYTEALLLRREHGLALGELAWITAEGDDVLSFESAGVTVIANLGAASVPLPEGRVLLASRALDGDAVPADTTVWMIRD, from the coding sequence ATGACTCCGGCATCCCCCACAGCCCCCGCCCCGGCTGCCCGGGACGACATCCTGACCCGCCCCGACGGCGACGACGCGCACGGCACCGGATCCGAGTGGTGGCGCACCGCCGTGATCTACCAGATCTACCCCCGCTCGTTCGCGGACTCGGACGGCGACGGCATCGGCGATCTCCCCGGCATCACCGAGCGACTCCCCGCGCTCCGCGAGCTCGGGGTCGACGCGGTCTGGCTCTCCCCCTTCTTCCTCTCGCCGCAGAACGACGCGGGCTACGACGTCGCGGACTACTGCGAGGTGGATCCGCTGTTCGGCACCCTCGACGACTTCGACCGCCTGCAGCGGCGCGCGCACGAGCTCGACCTGCGCGTCATCGTCGACATCGTCCCCAACCACACCTCCTCCGCCCACCGCTGGTTCCAGGAGGCCATCGCCGCCCCGGCCGGCAGCGAGGAGCGCGCGCGCTACATGTTCCGCGACGGGAAGGGCGCCGACGGCGAGCTGCCCCCGAACAACTGGGAGTCGATCTTCGGCGGGTCGGCCTGGTCGCGCCTCACCGAGCCCGACGGCACGCCCGGCCAGTGGTACCTGCACCTCTTCGACTCGTCGCAGCCCGACCTCGACTGGACGAACCCGTGGGTGCGCGAGCGCTTCCGCGAGATCCTCCGCTTCTGGCTCGACCGCGGCGTCGACGGCTTCCGCGTGGACGTGGCGCACGGCATGGTCAAGGCGCCCGGCCTCCCCGACTACACGCCCCCCGAGGGCCAGGGCAGCATGGGCGGCGCCGGCGGCGTGGACGACGAGCCCGCCCCGCCGCCGCCGTACTTCGCCCAGGAGGGCGTGCACGAGATCTACCGCGAGTGGCGCGAGATCTTCGACTCCTACGACGGGGATCGCGCGATGGTCGCCGAGGCGTGGGTCGAGCCGCTCGCGAAGCTCGCCGACTGGGTGCGCCCGGACGAGATGCACCAGGCCTTCAACTTCAGCTACCTCGAGACGCCGTGGGACGCGCAGGCGCTCCGCCGGACGATCGACGCGTCGCTCGCGACCTTCACCTCGGTCGGCGCGCCCAGCACGTGGGTGCTCTCCAACCACGACGTGGTGCGCCATGCCAGCCGGCTCGCGCTCTCGGGCGAGAACCCGCAGGGCGTCGGCATCGGGCCGAGGTCGACCGTGACGGTGGACGAGGTGCTCGGCCTCCGCCGCGCCCGCGCCGCCAGCGCGCTCATGCTGGCGCTCCCCGGCAGCGCGTACGTCTACCAGGGCGAGGAGCTCGGGCTGCCCGAGGACGTCCGCCTGCCGGACGAGGCCCGCCAGGACCCGACCTTCCACCGCACCGCGGGCGAGCGCTACGGGCGCGACGGCTGCCGCGTGCCGATCCCGTGGGAGGCCGGCACGCCGTCCTACGGCTTCAGCACGGGCGACGCCAGCTGGCTGCCCCAGCCCGACGACTGGGACCGCTTCGCGCGCGACACCGAGGCGGCGGATCCCGCGTCGACCCTGTCGCTGTACACGGAGGCGCTGCTGCTCCGCCGTGAGCACGGCCTCGCGCTCGGCGAGCTCGCGTGGATCACGGCCGAGGGCGACGACGTCCTGTCGTTCGAGAGCGCGGGCGTGACGGTCATCGCGAACCTCGGCGCCGCGTCCGTGCCGCTGCCCGAGGGCCGCGTGCTGCTCGCGAGCCGCGCCCTCGACGGCGACGCCGTGCCCGCGGACACGACCGTGTGGATGATCCGCGACTGA
- a CDS encoding inositol monophosphatase family protein: MTSPGDTALLTIARDIATRAGELALRRRREGVEVAASKSSPEDIVTHTDRETEDLIRQALQDVRPDDGFLGEESEGTSGTSGLTWVVDPIDGTVNFLYGIPAWAVSIAVVEGEADPLTWTARAGCVVNPTRGEVYTATAGGGSALDGRPLAVNAGVPLSLALVGTGFSYGAEKRMQQGRVITDLLGEVRDIRRIGAASLDLCDVAAGRTDAYFERGLKPWDHAAGALIATEAGARVTGIGGGPASADLLIAADPELARALEERLERPRA, from the coding sequence ATGACCTCCCCCGGTGACACCGCGCTCCTGACCATCGCCCGCGACATCGCCACCCGCGCCGGGGAGCTCGCGCTCCGCCGCCGCCGGGAGGGCGTCGAGGTCGCGGCGTCGAAGTCGAGCCCCGAGGACATCGTCACGCACACGGACCGCGAGACCGAGGACCTGATCCGGCAGGCGCTCCAGGACGTGCGGCCGGACGACGGGTTCCTGGGCGAGGAGTCCGAGGGCACGTCCGGCACCTCCGGCCTCACCTGGGTCGTCGACCCCATCGACGGCACCGTCAACTTCCTCTACGGCATCCCCGCGTGGGCCGTGAGCATCGCCGTCGTCGAGGGCGAGGCGGATCCGCTCACCTGGACGGCGCGCGCCGGCTGCGTCGTGAACCCGACGCGGGGCGAGGTGTACACGGCGACCGCAGGCGGCGGATCCGCGCTCGACGGCCGACCGCTCGCCGTCAACGCCGGCGTGCCGCTGTCCCTCGCGCTCGTCGGCACGGGCTTCTCCTACGGCGCCGAGAAGCGGATGCAGCAGGGCCGCGTCATCACCGACCTGCTCGGCGAGGTGCGCGACATCCGCCGCATCGGCGCCGCGTCGCTCGACCTCTGCGACGTGGCGGCGGGCCGCACGGACGCGTACTTCGAGCGCGGGCTGAAGCCGTGGGACCACGCGGCGGGCGCCCTCATCGCGACGGAGGCCGGGGCGCGCGTGACCGGGATCGGCGGCGGGCCGGCCTCGGCGGACCTCCTGATCGCGGCGGATCCCGAGCTCGCACGTGCCCTCGAGGAGCGGCTGGAGCGCCCGCGCGCATAG
- the cls gene encoding cardiolipin synthase — translation MDPSMTTLVLAGLLVVVDFIVRITALLVIPRNRRPSTAMAWLMAIFFLPYLGILLFLLIGSTRLPKRRREKQQEINRFIIESTEGIERVTREHSWPGWLDSVVELNRTLGAMPLVGGNRAKLYSHYEESIAAMTAEVERATRYVHVEFYILAWDVTSAPFFDALERAVQRGVTVRVLLDHIASLRAPGYRRTTRKLTAIGADWQLMLPVQPLRGRYQRPDLRNHRKVLVVDGRVGFMGSQNMVHRSYNKVVNRKRGLKWQDLMTRLEGPIVSGLNAIFITDWYAETDQLLVRETEPIEIAATEDDEELDCQVVPSGPGFPGENNLRLFNALLYYAQERIVITSPYFVPDDSMRYAITTAVQRGLSVELFVSEIGDQPVVYHAQRSYYEELLKAGVRIWMYRAPYILHSKHFTIDDDVAVIGSSNMDMRSFSLNMEVSLMVRGPGFVREMRRIEDGYRARSRELTLEEWSRRTRFSTVLDNLARLTSGVQ, via the coding sequence ATGGATCCCTCGATGACCACCCTCGTCCTCGCGGGGCTGCTGGTCGTCGTCGACTTCATCGTGCGCATCACGGCCCTGCTGGTCATCCCGCGGAACCGCCGGCCGTCCACCGCCATGGCGTGGCTCATGGCGATCTTCTTCCTGCCGTACCTCGGCATCCTCCTGTTCCTGCTCATCGGCTCGACCCGGCTGCCGAAGCGGCGCCGGGAGAAGCAGCAGGAGATCAACCGGTTCATCATCGAGTCGACCGAGGGCATCGAGCGCGTCACGCGCGAGCACTCCTGGCCCGGCTGGCTCGACTCCGTCGTGGAGCTCAACCGCACGCTCGGCGCCATGCCGCTGGTCGGCGGCAACCGGGCGAAGCTCTACAGCCACTACGAGGAGTCCATCGCGGCCATGACCGCGGAGGTCGAGAGGGCGACGCGCTACGTGCACGTCGAGTTCTACATCCTCGCCTGGGACGTGACGAGCGCGCCGTTCTTCGACGCGCTCGAGCGCGCCGTGCAGCGCGGCGTGACCGTGCGCGTGCTCCTCGACCACATCGCCTCGCTGCGCGCGCCCGGCTACCGGCGCACGACGCGGAAGCTCACGGCGATCGGTGCGGACTGGCAGCTCATGCTCCCCGTGCAGCCCCTGCGCGGACGGTACCAGCGGCCGGACCTCCGCAACCACCGCAAGGTGCTCGTGGTCGACGGGCGCGTGGGCTTCATGGGCTCGCAGAACATGGTGCATCGGAGCTACAACAAGGTCGTCAACCGCAAGCGCGGCCTCAAGTGGCAGGACCTCATGACCCGGCTCGAGGGCCCCATCGTCAGCGGCCTCAACGCGATCTTCATCACCGACTGGTACGCGGAGACCGACCAGCTGCTCGTGCGCGAGACGGAGCCGATCGAGATCGCGGCGACGGAGGACGACGAGGAGCTCGACTGCCAGGTCGTGCCCTCCGGACCCGGGTTCCCGGGCGAGAACAACCTGCGCCTGTTCAACGCGCTGCTCTACTACGCGCAGGAGCGCATCGTCATCACGTCGCCGTACTTCGTGCCGGACGACTCGATGCGGTACGCCATCACCACGGCCGTGCAGCGCGGGCTGTCGGTGGAGCTGTTCGTGAGCGAGATCGGCGACCAGCCCGTCGTGTACCACGCGCAGCGCTCCTACTACGAGGAGCTGCTGAAGGCGGGCGTGCGGATCTGGATGTACCGCGCGCCCTACATCCTGCACAGCAAGCACTTCACGATCGACGACGACGTGGCCGTCATCGGGTCGAGCAACATGGACATGCGGTCGTTCAGCCTCAACATGGAGGTCTCGCTGATGGTGCGCGGCCCGGGCTTCGTGCGCGAGATGCGCCGGATCGAGGACGGCTACCGGGCCCGCAGCCGCGAGCTCACGCTCGAGGAGTGGAGCCGCCGCACGCGGTTCAGCACCGTCCTCGACAACCTGGCGCGGCTCACCTCGGGCGTGCAGTAG